One genomic window of Ilyobacter polytropus DSM 2926 includes the following:
- a CDS encoding class II fructose-bisphosphate aldolase, translating to MKYNYKDLGLVNTREMFKAANEKGYAVPAFNFNNMEQGMAIVEACAEMGSPVILQCSSGARKYMGKEIVPMLAKGLVEHVRAKGSDIPVALHLDHGSDLELIKDCIDYGFSSVMIDGSHYDFEKNIIVSKEAADYAHKFDVTVEAELGVLAGVEDDVVADEHVFTQPEEVEEFVSRTGVDSLAIAIGTSHGAHKFKPGSDPKLKLDILAEIERKIPGFPIVLHGSSAVPAKYVDMIKEFGGELTDAIGIPDDQLRGATKSAVSKINVDTDGRLAFTAGIRKVFGTNPKEFDPRKYLGPAMKEMKEYYQSKIVDVFGSEGAYKKAAK from the coding sequence ATGAAATATAACTACAAAGATCTAGGTCTTGTAAACACAAGAGAGATGTTTAAAGCTGCCAACGAAAAAGGGTATGCAGTACCTGCATTTAACTTTAACAACATGGAACAGGGTATGGCTATAGTTGAGGCATGTGCTGAGATGGGTTCTCCTGTAATCCTACAATGTTCTTCTGGTGCTAGAAAATATATGGGAAAAGAGATAGTTCCTATGCTTGCAAAAGGATTAGTAGAGCATGTAAGAGCTAAGGGTTCTGATATACCAGTGGCATTACATTTAGATCACGGATCTGATTTAGAGTTAATCAAAGACTGTATCGACTATGGATTCTCATCTGTTATGATAGATGGTTCACACTATGATTTTGAAAAAAATATTATAGTATCTAAAGAAGCTGCAGACTATGCTCATAAATTTGACGTAACAGTAGAAGCTGAGCTTGGAGTTTTAGCAGGAGTAGAAGACGATGTAGTAGCAGACGAGCACGTATTCACTCAGCCTGAAGAGGTAGAGGAATTTGTATCTAGAACTGGAGTAGATTCCCTTGCAATAGCAATTGGAACTTCTCACGGAGCACACAAGTTCAAACCTGGAAGCGACCCTAAATTAAAACTTGACATACTTGCTGAAATAGAGAGAAAGATCCCTGGATTCCCTATCGTACTTCATGGTTCTTCAGCAGTACCTGCAAAATATGTAGATATGATAAAAGAGTTCGGTGGAGAGCTTACAGATGCTATAGGTATCCCCGATGATCAGCTTAGAGGAGCTACAAAATCAGCTGTTTCTAAGATCAATGTTGATACAGATGGAAGACTTGCATTTACAGCTGGAATAAGAAAAGTATTTGGTACAAACCCTAAAGAGTTTGACCCAAGAAAATACTTAGGACCTGCAATGAAAGAGATGAAAGAATACTACCAATCTAAAATAGTAGATGTATTCGGATCTGAAGGAGCTTATAAGAAAGCTGCTAAATAA